One Leopardus geoffroyi isolate Oge1 chromosome C1, O.geoffroyi_Oge1_pat1.0, whole genome shotgun sequence DNA segment encodes these proteins:
- the ACTRT2 gene encoding actin-related protein T2: MFNPHVLDSAAVIFDNGSGLCKAGLSGEIGPRHVISSVVGHPKFKTPSAGPNQKKDFVGEEALHKREVVHLCHPIERGLVTSWEDVETLCRHLFEWELGVKASDRPVLMTEPSLNPREAREKMAELMFEKFNVPAFYLSDQAVLALYASACITGLVVDSGDGVTCAVPIFEGYSLPHAVTKLYVAGRDITEHLTRLLLAGGRTFPCALDKVLVDDIKEKLCYVAPEPEKELSRRPEEILREYKLPDGNIVRIGDQLYQAPEALFAPDQLGIQNPGLSKMVSCSITKCDADIQKSLFGEIVLSGGTTLFQGLEDRLLKELEQLASKGTPIKITAPPDRWFSTWIGASIVTSLSSFKQMWVTSADFKEFGTSVVQRRCF; this comes from the coding sequence ATGTTTAATCCACACGTGTTAGATTCTGCGGCCGTGATTTTCGACAATGGCTCCGGCCTCTGCAAGGCAGGCCTGTCTGGGGAGATTGGCCCCCGCCACGTCATCAGCTCCGTCGTGGGGCACCCCAAGTTCAAGACGCCTTCGGCAGGACCCAACCAGAAGAAGGACTTTGTGGGGGAAGAGGCTTTGCACAAGCGTGAGGTCGTGCACCTGTGTCACCCCATCGAGCGGGGCCTGGTCACCAGCTGGGAGGACGTGGAGACCCTCTGCAGGCATCTGTTTGAGTGGGAGCTGGGGGTGAAGGCCAGCGACCGGCCCGTGCTCATGACCGAGCCCTCGCTGAACCCCAGGGAGGCCCGGGAGAAGATGGCCGAGCTGATGTTCGAGAAGTTCAACGTGCCCGCCTTCTACCTGTCGGACCAGGCGGTGCTGGCCCTCTACGCCTCAGCCTGCATCACGGGCCTGGTGGTGGACAGCGGGGACGGGGTCACGTGCGCCGTCCCCATCTTCGAGGGGTACTCCTTGCCCCACGCGGTCACCAAGCTCTACGTGGCGGGCAGGGACATCACAGAGCACCTCACCCGGCTGCTGCTGGCTGGCGGGCGGACCTTCCCGTGCGCGCTGGACAAGGTCCTCGTGGACGACATCAAGGAGAAGCTGTGTTATGTGGCCCCGGAACCAGAGAAGGAGCTCTCCCGGAGGCCGGAGGAGATCCTGAGGGAGTACAAGTTGCCGGACGGGAACATCGTGCGAATCGGGGACCAGCTGTACCAGGCGCCCGAGGCCCTGTTCGCACCCGACCAGCTGGGCATCCAAAACCCGGGCCTCTCGAAAATGGTCTCCTGCAGCATCACCAAGTGTGACGCCGACATCCAGAAGAGCCTCTTTGGGGAGATCGTTCTGTCGGGGGGCACCACCCTGTTCCAGGGCCTCGAGGACCGTCTCCTCAAGGAGCTGGAGCAGCTGGCTTCCAAAGGGACCCCCATCAAGATCACGGCCCCCCCCGACAGGTGGTTCTCCACGTGGATTGGGGCCTCCATTGTCACCTCCCTGAGCAGCTTCAAGCAGATGTGGGTCACCTCCGCGGATTTCAAGGAGTTTGGGACATCCGTGGTCCAGAGAAGGTGCTTCTGA